The nucleotide sequence GTTTTTCGAAACAGTTTTTGGATCATCAAGAAACTATTGTTGGTGCAATTTCAGCTGATGACACTTTGTTGTTAGAGGAATTACGATTGTCCGATGTAAAATATAAATCACTTGACAAAAGTGTTTTACTTGCGATGGCGGCTTCCCGAAAAGCGATGGCGCAAGCTGGATGGAAAAAAGGGTCGGCTTTCGGGATTAATATTGGTTCTTCTCGTGGGGCGACGGAGTTGTTTGAGAAACATTACAAAGATTATCTGGAAACGGGGAAAGCGCAAACTTTGGCTTCTCCGACTACTACTTTAGGTAATATTTCGTCTTGGGTAGCACATGATTTACAGACTTCAGGACCTGAGATTTCGCATTCTATCACTTGCTCTACGGCTTTGCATTCGTTATTAAACGGGGTGGCTTGGTTACGCGCTGGTATGGCTGAACAATTTTTAGTGGGTGGCAGTGAAGCGCCTTTAACCGATTTTACGATTGGACAAATGCGCGCCTTAAAAATCTATTCGCAACTGGATGATGAATACCCGAATCGTTCCCTAGATTTAGATAAAAAACGAAGTACGATGATTTTGGGCGAAGGGGCGTCTGTTTGTTGTTTAGAGTTGGGTGAAAAAGAAAATGCACTGGCGTATGTAGAATGTATTGGGTATGCTACCGAAATTTTAGAACACAATATTTCTATTTCGGCTGAAGCGGTTTGT is from Flavobacterium sp. NG2 and encodes:
- a CDS encoding beta-ketoacyl synthase N-terminal-like domain-containing protein, with the protein product MSQKIAITALASVSPLGSQPELIWNNYLNTANCFSKQFLDHQETIVGAISADDTLLLEELRLSDVKYKSLDKSVLLAMAASRKAMAQAGWKKGSAFGINIGSSRGATELFEKHYKDYLETGKAQTLASPTTTLGNISSWVAHDLQTSGPEISHSITCSTALHSLLNGVAWLRAGMAEQFLVGGSEAPLTDFTIGQMRALKIYSQLDDEYPNRSLDLDKKRSTMILGEGASVCCLELGEKENALAYVECIGYATEILEHNISISAEAVCFQKSMIMALKDTDLATVDAIVMHAPGTVKGDLTEYKAIEKVFGESLPLLTSNKWKIGHTFGTSGMLSIELAIMMIQQNTFVAVPFAKTQETGRMIRKVLVNAVGFGGNAVSVLLTI